The Papaver somniferum cultivar HN1 chromosome 3, ASM357369v1, whole genome shotgun sequence genome includes a region encoding these proteins:
- the LOC113360029 gene encoding uncharacterized protein LOC113360029: MQLSLDEQDIIRWNPSTYGIFSVKPAYKKPTEARVRNQAALNAVPTTVWKALWKMKMPHRVKLFIWKCLKNIVPTRVRLTQAMQDIERHCEICKQENETLFHLLLSCSHAKAVWRSLNINIDHIITQCHSITKWIISWFQDVQNAGNEDVNNWRSLLMVGSWIIWKERCDCVFQDKSLNPIRTAERIQRQLISYSALTHEASDDALISAPNSTVMTTNSLNCLQDILNEASLFKFFVYTSFDKLTNDSGSGIVFYDTAGAFVGFKGSYAAGIIDAEAGECRDVLEGLKWAKAMELDGVHIISDTHTVVNSINNKALSVRWENRKIIQEINQLLISFNLYMISYVHRTLNSEADSISKVVWRNKLLVEEFSHDGSHIQTVLNRILDPGIS; the protein is encoded by the coding sequence ATGCAGCTTTCTCTTGATGAACAAGATATCATTAGGTGGAACCCTTCAACGTATGGAATTTTCTCAGTCAAACCTGCCTACAAGAAACCTACTGAAGCAAGAGTGCGAAACCAAGCTGCTCTTAATGCAGTTCCAACAACAGTTTGGAAAGCGCTCTGGAAAATGAAGATGCCTCATCGGGTTAAACTCTTTATATGGAAGTGTTTGAAGAATATAGTTCCTACAAGAGTGAGATTAACTCAGGCAATGCAAGATATTGAAAGACACTGTGAAATCTGCAAGCAAGAGAATGAAACTCTTTTCCATCTTCTCCTCAGCTGTTCCCATGCTAAAGCAGTATGGAGATCTCTTAATATAAATATTGATCATATAATTACTCAGTGTCATTCGATTACAAAATGGATTATCTCTTGGTTTCAAGATGTTCAGAATGCAGGGAATGAGGATGTCAATAATTGGAGAAGTCTGTTAATGGTAGGGAGTTGGATAATATGGAAGGAGAGGTGTGACTGTGTTTTTCAAGATAAATCTCTCAATCCGATTCGTACCGCAGAGAGGATTCAAAGACAGTTGATTAGTTATAGTGCATTGACTCATGAGGCTTCAGATGATGCTTTAATTAGTGCTCCTAATTCAACTGTGATGACTACTAACTCTCTCAACTGCCTGCAGGATATTTTGAATGAAGCATCTCTCTTTAAATTCTTTGTATACACTTCATTTGATAAACTCACTAACGATTCTGGTTCTGGTATTGTCTTTTATGATACTGCAGGTGCCTTCGTTGGGTTCAAGGGATCTTATGCAGCTGGAATAATTGACGCAGAAGCAGGAGAGTGTAGAGATGTACTTGAAGGTCTTAAATGGGCTAAGGCAATGGAGTTAGACGGCGTACACATCATCTCTGATACTCATACTGTAGTCAACTCGATCAACAATAAAGCTCTTTCAGTTAGATGGGAGAATAGGAAGATTATTCAAGAGATTAATCAGTTGCTCATCTCTTTTAATTTGTATATGATTTCTTATGTTCATAGGACTCTTAATTCAGAAGCAGATTCCATTTCTAAAGTAGTATGGAGAAATAAACTCCTAGTAGAAGAGTTCAGTCATGATGGTTCTCATATCCAAACAGTTTTAAACAGGATTTTGGATCCCGGTATATCGTAA